From a single Nostoc sp. MS1 genomic region:
- a CDS encoding ABC transporter ATP-binding protein encodes MKKNNIYRNILSILKFYPWAIPVIVILGTLSSFFEGIGISLFIPLLQSLDNSALTTGNNNFLVVALNQIFVHVSSSNRLIIIAIAIVASILLKNLLIYGNSILFAWFNSRIGHDLRAKIYHQLLSISYSFLEGNESGKLMNTLASETWRTGQALSAFVNLITTCCTISVFTILLLLLSWQLTVLVAILMALISTSIQLVTRRVKYLGQQAVESNSALATRMWEGLAGMKVIRAFGREDYEQERFDRVSKKVRSTFFKLDVLSASVTPISEVLSAVLLVCILVITLLQDRSSLPRLLTFIFILYRLQPQVKQLDAARVSLITLSSAVDDVMSLLDDADKPYIRSGNFSLKKIQKGIYFQSVSFAYNATDKPAVQDISLFIPQGKTTAIVGPSGAGKSTIIGLICRFYNLEIGEIYIDDYPLKELNLHDWREQIAIVSQDVHMFSTTILENIAYGRLDATEAEIIAAAKLANAHQFISELPQGYDTKVGDRGVRLSGGQRQRIALARAIVRNPEILILDEATNALDSISEHLIQEALNTLSDNRTVIVIAHRLATIEQADKIIVLNSGKVVEQGNLQDLLKLNGLFTQLYNLQHRNAHI; translated from the coding sequence ATGAAGAAAAATAATATATATAGAAATATATTATCTATTTTAAAGTTTTATCCTTGGGCAATTCCTGTAATTGTTATTCTAGGGACACTATCCTCTTTTTTTGAAGGCATAGGCATCAGTTTATTTATACCTTTGCTGCAAAGTCTGGACAATTCTGCTTTGACGACAGGTAACAACAACTTTTTAGTTGTTGCTCTTAATCAAATATTTGTTCATGTTTCTTCTAGTAACCGTTTAATAATTATTGCTATTGCCATCGTTGCCAGTATTCTGCTTAAAAATTTGTTGATATATGGTAATAGTATTTTATTTGCATGGTTCAATTCGCGCATTGGTCATGACCTACGCGCCAAGATTTATCACCAGCTTTTAAGCATTAGCTACAGTTTTTTAGAAGGCAATGAATCAGGTAAACTGATGAATACTTTGGCTTCGGAAACTTGGCGGACTGGTCAGGCTTTATCAGCATTTGTTAACTTAATCACTACTTGTTGCACAATCTCCGTATTCACTATTTTGTTGTTATTGCTTTCTTGGCAATTAACTGTATTAGTGGCTATTCTCATGGCACTAATATCTACTAGTATTCAGCTAGTGACAAGGCGAGTAAAATATTTAGGACAACAAGCAGTCGAAAGCAATTCCGCTTTAGCAACCAGAATGTGGGAAGGGTTAGCGGGAATGAAGGTAATTCGTGCTTTTGGGCGTGAAGATTATGAGCAAGAACGTTTCGATAGAGTTTCTAAAAAGGTACGTAGTACATTTTTTAAACTTGATGTTCTTTCTGCCAGCGTTACCCCCATATCTGAGGTTTTATCAGCAGTTTTATTAGTGTGTATTTTAGTTATTACATTACTACAAGATAGAAGTTCTCTACCACGGCTGTTAACTTTTATTTTTATCCTCTACCGCTTACAACCACAGGTAAAACAACTAGATGCTGCACGGGTAAGTTTAATTACTTTATCGAGTGCAGTAGATGATGTTATGTCTCTCTTGGATGATGCTGATAAACCTTATATTCGTTCTGGCAATTTTAGTTTAAAAAAAATCCAAAAAGGCATATATTTTCAATCTGTAAGCTTTGCTTACAATGCTACAGACAAGCCTGCTGTTCAAGATATTTCTCTTTTCATTCCTCAAGGTAAAACGACAGCTATAGTAGGGCCTTCCGGTGCGGGTAAATCCACAATTATCGGCTTGATATGTCGATTTTATAATTTAGAAATAGGGGAAATCTATATTGATGACTATCCTCTCAAAGAACTAAATTTACATGATTGGCGTGAGCAAATTGCTATTGTTAGCCAAGATGTGCATATGTTTAGTACGACAATTTTAGAAAATATTGCTTATGGTCGTTTAGACGCAACAGAAGCGGAAATTATCGCAGCAGCCAAGCTGGCAAATGCCCATCAATTTATTAGTGAATTACCTCAAGGATATGATACCAAAGTAGGCGATCGCGGTGTGCGCCTATCGGGTGGCCAGAGACAACGCATCGCCCTAGCACGGGCCATAGTCCGCAACCCGGAGATTTTGATTCTCGATGAAGCCACAAATGCTCTTGACAGTATTTCCGAACATTTAATTCAAGAAGCACTTAATACCCTTAGTGACAATCGTACCGTCATTGTAATTGCCCATCGCCTCGCCACTATCGAACAAGCAGACAAAATCATTGTGTTAAATTCTGGAAAAGTCGTTGAACAAGGTAATTTACAAGATTTACTCAAGCTAAACGGGTTATTCACGCAACTTTATAATTTACAACATCGTAATGCTCATATATAG
- a CDS encoding glycosyltransferase family 2 protein, with protein sequence MPYKIKEIELTKPLPDISLSPDETGMALIVRRNDKPVGFVIQQFPVKSLIYSEEIAQLIAKEIGSKLIQEYLQEEIKPIINLALFPSLTIAICTKDRPDNLARCLHSLKELLQQALELDVLVIDNAPSDDRTQKLVGSLPWVRYVREPKPGLDFARNKALQSAKGEFLAFLDDDVVVDRRWLTGLITAWQENPDAAAFTGLVLPYELETEAQILFEQRGGFRRGFQKIRYGQILPGNPLHPCGAGIFGAGCNMAFRREVLLKIGGFDEALDTGAPLPGGGDLDIFYRVIRAGYTLVYEPEYLVFHQHRREYEKLQRQYWSWGLGFMAFVIKAYQTDPPQRSKLRALIWWWVKYQLKQLRDSWRGNHVLPINMILAEMWGGIVGFFGEYPRSMKRIETIRRQFS encoded by the coding sequence ATGCCCTATAAAATTAAAGAAATAGAATTAACAAAACCTTTGCCTGATATCTCCTTATCTCCAGATGAAACAGGTATGGCTCTAATTGTGCGGCGTAATGATAAACCTGTTGGGTTTGTGATCCAGCAATTTCCGGTAAAAAGTTTGATTTATAGCGAGGAAATAGCTCAACTAATTGCTAAAGAAATTGGCAGTAAACTAATTCAAGAATATTTACAAGAAGAAATAAAGCCAATTATTAACTTAGCTCTCTTTCCCTCACTTACTATTGCTATTTGTACTAAAGACAGACCTGATAATTTAGCGCGGTGTTTACATTCTTTAAAGGAATTATTACAACAAGCCCTAGAATTAGACGTATTAGTTATAGATAATGCCCCTTCTGACGATCGCACACAAAAATTAGTCGGTTCATTACCTTGGGTGCGTTACGTTCGAGAACCAAAACCAGGATTAGATTTTGCTAGAAATAAAGCTCTACAATCAGCCAAGGGAGAATTTCTCGCTTTTCTTGATGATGATGTAGTTGTAGATAGGAGATGGTTAACAGGATTAATCACAGCTTGGCAGGAAAATCCTGATGCGGCGGCGTTTACAGGTTTAGTTTTACCTTATGAATTAGAGACAGAAGCGCAAATCCTGTTTGAACAAAGAGGAGGGTTTCGCCGTGGGTTTCAAAAAATTCGTTACGGGCAAATTTTACCAGGAAATCCTCTACATCCCTGTGGCGCGGGTATATTTGGTGCAGGATGTAATATGGCATTTCGGCGGGAAGTTTTATTAAAAATCGGCGGATTTGATGAAGCTTTAGACACAGGCGCACCCTTACCCGGCGGTGGAGATTTGGATATTTTTTATCGGGTAATTCGCGCAGGTTATACCCTAGTGTATGAGCCTGAATATTTGGTATTTCATCAACATCGGCGGGAATATGAAAAGCTACAACGTCAATACTGGAGTTGGGGTTTAGGATTCATGGCTTTTGTGATCAAAGCTTATCAAACAGACCCACCACAACGTTCTAAGTTACGCGCTCTCATCTGGTGGTGGGTGAAGTATCAACTCAAGCAATTAAGAGATAGTTGGCGAGGAAATCATGTCTTACCAATAAACATGATTTTGGCAGAAATGTGGGGTGGTATTGTTGGCTTTTTTGGAGAATATCCTCGTTCCATGAAACGAATTGAAACGATTCGGAGGCAATTTTCATGA
- a CDS encoding glycosyltransferase family 2 protein, with protein MSNFAPWKILHIDLSEDIPELNLEPHYQGIYAVFWWRGIPLGDRQIFASQLPLPASALRNLAIEAITPAIGDRLLENGFKAPLPVVYPDPAWDKPPDLQALLALQQPLQQLQQTYAQPVNNSISIVICTRNRPEQLARCLRSLLNLSQPPQQIIVVDNAPQDETTRGIVAQIPQVQYILEPTPGLSRARNTGIRHATGEIIAFTDDDVEVHPDWCVRLQQAFINPQVLAVTGLMLPAELETEAQYIFHQGSGGSAWDYRAINYDRQFFANMQHRGVPVWRIGAGANMAFRRQAFELVGYFDERLGAGASGCSEDSEMWYRILAEGGICRYEPTSVVFHYHRRDITAFKSQAYQYMRGHVAALLIQFANYQHWGNLRRLCLTLPKYYVASILRSLKHGFAPRYSSVFTEILGCVSGIQFYLNNRKKPAWSIPVNNSQSPTQSNLQNSQLITSSIKPGN; from the coding sequence ATGAGTAATTTTGCTCCTTGGAAAATATTACATATTGACTTGAGTGAAGATATTCCCGAACTCAATCTTGAACCTCATTATCAAGGGATATATGCTGTTTTTTGGTGGCGCGGTATCCCTCTTGGCGATCGCCAAATTTTCGCTTCCCAGTTACCCTTACCCGCCAGCGCACTACGGAATCTCGCTATAGAAGCCATCACCCCAGCTATTGGCGATCGCCTCCTCGAAAACGGCTTCAAAGCACCTTTACCCGTGGTTTATCCTGATCCTGCATGGGATAAGCCACCAGATTTGCAGGCTTTGTTGGCTTTGCAGCAACCCCTGCAACAACTCCAACAAACCTACGCGCAACCAGTTAATAATTCTATATCTATAGTCATTTGTACACGTAATCGACCAGAACAACTAGCACGATGTTTGCGATCGCTACTTAATTTATCTCAACCACCACAACAAATTATCGTCGTTGATAATGCACCACAAGACGAAACCACACGAGGGATAGTTGCACAAATACCCCAAGTGCAGTATATACTAGAACCCACACCAGGACTAAGCAGAGCGCGGAATACAGGTATTCGTCACGCTACTGGAGAGATTATTGCTTTTACAGATGATGATGTAGAAGTCCACCCAGACTGGTGTGTGCGTTTACAGCAAGCCTTTATCAATCCCCAAGTCTTAGCAGTCACAGGACTGATGCTCCCGGCTGAACTGGAGACAGAAGCACAATACATCTTCCATCAAGGCTCAGGCGGTTCAGCTTGGGATTACCGCGCCATCAATTATGATAGGCAGTTTTTTGCCAATATGCAGCATCGCGGTGTTCCGGTGTGGCGCATTGGAGCTGGTGCAAACATGGCTTTTCGCCGTCAAGCATTTGAATTAGTCGGGTACTTCGACGAACGACTAGGCGCAGGCGCATCTGGATGTAGTGAGGATTCGGAAATGTGGTACAGAATCTTGGCTGAAGGTGGGATTTGTCGTTATGAACCCACATCTGTAGTTTTTCATTACCATCGCCGTGACATTACAGCTTTTAAATCCCAAGCTTATCAATATATGCGTGGTCATGTGGCAGCTTTATTAATACAGTTTGCTAACTACCAACACTGGGGGAATTTGCGGCGGTTGTGTCTCACCTTGCCTAAATATTATGTTGCCTCAATTTTGCGATCGCTCAAACATGGTTTTGCACCGCGATATAGTTCTGTGTTTACAGAGATATTAGGTTGTGTATCGGGAATCCAGTTTTATCTCAACAATAGAAAAAAGCCGGCATGGTCAATTCCTGTGAATAATTCCCAATCCCCTACACAAAGCAATCTACAAAATTCACAATTAATCACCTCATCGATAAAGCCAGGTAATTAA
- a CDS encoding glycosyltransferase yields the protein MDKLISIDLIICTYNNAGLLDQVLNKIAQQQVPANVKWTVLVVNNNCTDATPAVVEKYIQSYSIPQLSMVLEPKQGLNHARACGIQNTTGDWFAFVDDDCMLDSDWVAQAAKFAAMNPDCGAFGGKVILDWETPPPAYVLKYGYSFAQQDHGMDIMQPTCLVGAGLIISRKAILDTNWLNEQFLSDRVGKKLVSGGDVEIVLRIRSAGYAIWYNPACKLLHYIPARRTEHQYIVNINYGLGISQLMGDSLTWSDSYKQLILESIYSTFIATVEIAKQALKVRLKRGYLEVAEIPIVWGFIRGKWTGILRLVKMNQEERQKLIGSAKLVHVNN from the coding sequence ATGGATAAACTCATATCTATTGACTTAATTATTTGCACTTACAACAACGCTGGCTTACTCGATCAAGTTTTAAATAAAATTGCTCAACAACAGGTTCCAGCTAATGTAAAATGGACAGTTTTAGTTGTCAATAATAACTGCACTGATGCAACCCCAGCCGTTGTAGAAAAATACATCCAATCTTACAGCATACCTCAATTATCTATGGTTTTAGAGCCGAAACAAGGCTTGAATCATGCTCGTGCTTGCGGTATTCAAAATACTACCGGAGATTGGTTTGCCTTTGTTGATGATGATTGTATGTTAGATTCTGATTGGGTAGCGCAAGCCGCTAAATTTGCTGCTATGAATCCAGATTGTGGTGCATTTGGTGGCAAAGTAATTTTAGATTGGGAAACGCCGCCACCTGCTTATGTATTAAAGTATGGTTATTCTTTTGCCCAACAAGACCACGGCATGGATATTATGCAGCCTACTTGTTTAGTTGGTGCAGGATTAATTATTAGTAGAAAAGCCATTTTAGATACTAACTGGCTGAACGAGCAATTTTTAAGCGATCGCGTAGGTAAAAAGTTAGTTTCTGGCGGTGATGTCGAAATTGTTTTACGCATCCGCAGCGCCGGGTACGCTATTTGGTACAATCCCGCCTGCAAATTACTACACTATATTCCCGCCAGACGTACCGAACATCAATACATAGTTAATATCAATTACGGTTTAGGAATTAGTCAGTTAATGGGGGATAGCTTAACTTGGAGTGATTCCTATAAACAACTGATTCTAGAATCTATTTATTCAACCTTCATAGCTACAGTTGAAATTGCTAAACAAGCGCTAAAAGTTAGGTTAAAGCGCGGTTATCTAGAAGTCGCAGAAATTCCTATTGTTTGGGGTTTTATTCGCGGCAAATGGACGGGGATATTAAGACTAGTCAAAATGAATCAAGAAGAACGTCAAAAATTGATAGGTTCTGCAAAATTAGTTCATGTAAATAATTAG
- a CDS encoding class I SAM-dependent methyltransferase, with translation MVTLSVKPNHFKLPLEEFLAGNPFPEPLTQGFFYREKMRAIHHIAPDQELPKILEVGGGQSGLTALLYPQAKITNIDFNPEYAKAPCNQQERVNFVCGDATSLPFADASFDAVTMFDLLEHVPDDQKAISEALRVLRPQGFLLISTPNENWRFPYYKFMQYICPNEAEVMAEWGHVRRGYTLAELQALIKLPCEKYATFINPLTVLGHDIAFSKLSHRQRRILCKILSPVTWASYYLHKPQALGTETASVWQKA, from the coding sequence ATGGTTACTTTATCTGTTAAACCCAATCATTTCAAACTACCTTTAGAGGAATTTTTAGCTGGCAATCCTTTTCCCGAACCATTAACTCAGGGCTTCTTTTATCGGGAAAAAATGCGTGCTATTCATCATATCGCCCCTGATCAAGAATTACCAAAAATTCTCGAAGTCGGTGGTGGGCAAAGTGGCTTAACAGCTTTACTTTATCCCCAAGCCAAAATCACCAATATAGACTTTAATCCTGAATATGCCAAAGCACCTTGTAATCAACAAGAACGAGTCAATTTCGTTTGTGGTGATGCGACATCTTTACCCTTTGCAGATGCCTCCTTTGATGCGGTGACAATGTTCGATTTATTAGAACACGTACCAGATGATCAAAAAGCCATATCAGAGGCTTTAAGAGTATTACGTCCACAAGGATTTTTGTTAATTAGTACCCCCAACGAAAACTGGCGCTTTCCCTATTACAAATTTATGCAATATATTTGTCCTAACGAAGCTGAAGTAATGGCAGAATGGGGTCATGTCAGACGAGGTTACACCTTAGCAGAACTTCAAGCTTTAATAAAATTACCTTGTGAGAAATATGCTACTTTCATCAATCCATTAACTGTTCTAGGTCATGATATAGCATTTTCTAAATTATCCCATCGCCAGCGTCGCATTTTATGTAAGATTCTCAGCCCTGTAACCTGGGCTAGTTATTACCTGCACAAGCCGCAAGCATTAGGCACAGAAACAGCTTCAGTTTGGCAAAAAGCCTAA
- a CDS encoding ArnT family glycosyltransferase, with translation MKNSRSFYLLIAILMVAAILRLQHINQPFDDAFSWRQSSTAMMAENFYRRNWNIFYPEVSWHGPGPSYNGREFQTVSYIAALLYIPFGQQDWISRLIPVIFGLWGIFALYQLVRRVWDEEHALASATMMAILPGSIFIERSFLPDPAMVSLVTTSFWMLVVYVQTERFRYLMLASAIATWGLLTKIPGLIVGIPMLYAVLTILASRRTLNYKKLVIIGLAGVITFLPILVYYLWARHLALSYPPYHFAGSGNWLWHQGLQTWWEHKIFFPLLSQRFRGWMWTLPIIILVVFGLLCKPPGKGDKYKAPWLFHWWLLAGVLYYIIGAKELVDNPWNFHIINPAGAALAGHGIVVITSFASRIFGSPTSLLLAGLIILLIAKVGINSLTYMYLPYANHSYKLGLALRQLSQPSELVITMANDLGDPIPIYYSRRRGWVFPPAQKDQSWAELPQDDNQSIQLFENLRVEGADWFGVVNNQLQELRQNHLKFLQYIERTCQREQENGEFVIYRILKQK, from the coding sequence ATGAAAAATAGCCGTTCCTTTTATCTATTAATAGCCATATTGATGGTAGCAGCTATACTGCGGCTTCAACACATCAATCAGCCATTTGATGATGCTTTTAGTTGGCGACAGTCTAGTACGGCGATGATGGCAGAAAATTTCTATCGTCGAAACTGGAATATTTTTTACCCGGAAGTAAGTTGGCACGGGCCAGGGCCTAGTTACAATGGACGGGAATTTCAAACAGTAAGTTATATAGCTGCACTTTTATATATTCCCTTTGGTCAACAGGACTGGATAAGTCGTTTAATTCCAGTCATATTTGGTTTATGGGGGATATTTGCTTTATATCAACTCGTCCGTCGTGTGTGGGATGAAGAACACGCGCTGGCGAGTGCGACAATGATGGCGATTTTACCTGGAAGTATTTTTATTGAAAGGTCGTTTCTCCCCGACCCGGCAATGGTTTCACTGGTGACGACTAGTTTTTGGATGCTAGTAGTATATGTGCAAACCGAACGCTTTCGCTATCTGATGCTGGCAAGTGCGATCGCCACTTGGGGTTTATTAACCAAAATTCCCGGCTTAATTGTCGGTATACCAATGCTTTACGCAGTTCTCACAATCCTCGCCAGTAGGAGAACTCTCAATTACAAAAAGTTAGTGATCATCGGTCTGGCGGGTGTAATCACCTTCTTACCAATATTAGTTTATTATCTTTGGGCGAGACATCTTGCCCTTTCCTATCCGCCTTATCATTTTGCTGGTTCAGGTAACTGGCTTTGGCATCAAGGTTTACAGACATGGTGGGAGCATAAAATTTTTTTTCCTCTTCTCAGCCAGCGTTTTCGTGGTTGGATGTGGACTTTACCAATCATCATTCTGGTTGTATTCGGTCTTTTGTGTAAACCTCCAGGGAAAGGAGATAAATACAAAGCACCCTGGTTATTTCACTGGTGGTTACTAGCAGGCGTTCTTTACTACATCATTGGAGCCAAGGAACTTGTTGATAATCCTTGGAATTTCCATATTATCAATCCTGCTGGTGCGGCACTGGCAGGTCATGGAATCGTTGTCATTACCTCTTTTGCTTCCCGTATTTTTGGCTCACCCACCTCATTATTATTAGCAGGATTAATTATCTTGCTCATTGCTAAGGTCGGAATTAATAGCCTGACCTATATGTATTTGCCATATGCCAACCATAGTTACAAACTAGGGTTAGCCTTACGCCAACTTAGCCAACCTAGTGAATTAGTGATCACTATGGCTAATGATTTAGGTGATCCTATTCCTATCTACTATAGTCGGCGGAGAGGTTGGGTATTTCCGCCAGCGCAAAAAGACCAATCTTGGGCTGAATTACCTCAAGATGACAATCAATCCATTCAACTATTTGAGAATCTGCGTGTTGAGGGTGCTGATTGGTTTGGAGTTGTCAACAATCAGTTGCAAGAACTTCGGCAAAACCATCTTAAATTCTTGCAATACATCGAGCGTACTTGTCAACGTGAACAAGAAAATGGAGAGTTTGTAATTTATCGCATCCTCAAGCAAAAATAA
- a CDS encoding glycosyltransferase family 4 protein, whose protein sequence is MSNQPYTIALLHWGDLIEDFLDTIGVNFEGFCNEMSGGWMFGYIEALKLANVRTVLFCISARVNEPVRHTHKPTGATICVLPAPKLYQVVRRPMLQPYGWTIKEVFGDVSGIRRHLLAVLRDAAPYLATPILHLARELRREGCQAILCQEYEYGRFDVCVLLGRLINLPVFATFQGGDFQLSRWERFLRPLTLSACAGLVVATQTEAQRLQSHYNFPSAKIARIFNPMDVAHWHKHDFTQARTTLNIPLDAQVVVYHGRIEIYRKGLDILMDAWQHICQQRPDRDLRLLLVGTGSDAEKLAQLIAEKQLPGVIWKNEYIRDRHTIQLYLSAADVYTLPSRHEGFPVAPIEAMSCSLPIVATNAPGVPDILPNGELSGGIIVPREDSTALAQALGFILDNPTWGQELGKRARDRAETAFSLEAIGQQLREFLSIQIDSGKDYERIS, encoded by the coding sequence ATGAGTAACCAACCATACACCATAGCCCTTTTACATTGGGGCGATTTAATTGAAGATTTTTTAGACACCATTGGCGTGAACTTTGAGGGTTTTTGCAACGAAATGTCCGGCGGCTGGATGTTTGGGTACATCGAGGCGTTAAAGTTAGCCAATGTGCGGACGGTACTTTTTTGTATTTCCGCGCGGGTGAATGAACCTGTGCGTCACACACACAAGCCGACAGGTGCAACTATCTGTGTACTACCTGCACCTAAACTTTATCAAGTTGTGCGCCGTCCCATGTTGCAGCCTTACGGCTGGACTATCAAAGAGGTATTTGGTGATGTGTCGGGTATCCGTCGTCATTTGTTAGCAGTGCTGAGAGACGCTGCACCTTATCTAGCCACCCCAATCTTACATCTTGCCCGTGAACTGCGGCGTGAAGGATGCCAAGCTATTTTGTGTCAAGAATATGAATATGGGCGGTTTGATGTTTGCGTATTGTTGGGGCGATTAATTAACTTACCTGTATTTGCCACTTTTCAAGGCGGAGACTTTCAACTTTCGCGCTGGGAACGTTTTTTACGTCCCCTGACACTCTCAGCTTGTGCTGGTTTAGTTGTAGCCACCCAAACCGAAGCCCAGAGGTTACAGTCTCACTACAATTTCCCATCTGCAAAGATAGCTAGGATTTTTAACCCGATGGATGTAGCGCATTGGCATAAACATGATTTTACTCAAGCCAGAACAACTTTAAATATTCCCTTAGATGCCCAGGTTGTAGTTTACCACGGGCGGATAGAAATCTATCGTAAAGGGCTAGATATCCTCATGGATGCTTGGCAACATATCTGTCAACAGCGTCCTGATAGAGATTTAAGGTTACTACTTGTAGGTACTGGTTCTGACGCAGAAAAGTTAGCTCAATTAATTGCTGAGAAGCAGCTACCTGGGGTGATTTGGAAAAATGAATATATCCGCGATCGCCATACTATCCAACTCTATTTATCGGCTGCTGATGTCTACACCTTGCCTTCGCGTCACGAAGGTTTCCCTGTCGCCCCCATCGAAGCCATGTCTTGCAGCTTACCAATAGTAGCCACAAATGCCCCTGGTGTACCTGATATTTTGCCAAACGGGGAATTATCAGGAGGAATTATTGTACCCCGTGAAGATAGCACAGCCTTAGCTCAAGCCCTTGGTTTCATCTTAGACAACCCAACTTGGGGGCAGGAACTAGGTAAACGCGCCCGAGATCGCGCCGAAACAGCCTTTTCTCTAGAAGCGATTGGCCAGCAACTACGAGAATTTTTATCTATACAAATTGATTCTGGTAAAGATTATGAGCGAATCAGTTAA
- a CDS encoding glycosyltransferase family 2 protein, with amino-acid sequence MSESVNNEILSKSTNILPLVSVIIPAYNAANFIERTLNSVINQTYTNIEVIVVDDGSQDGTSAIVQSMMQKDQRIQLLYQTNAGVAAARNLAIKQAQGEFIAPIDADDIWYPQNLAKQVQRFQESDSSVGLVYSWSVVIDSEDNPSGDFHISEYEGDVYIALLYKNFLGNASSTLVRRSCFDIVGLYDCEFKAKGCQGCEDWDLYLRIAEHYQVRIVKEFLVGYRQTTSSMSHNYSSMVNSQQSVLALIQKKHPEIPHVIYRWSCSLFYIYIARKSSVSGKNIETLLCLYKALKLDFSMTLLRHDLYIQPIKIFLNSFTRTFEFLFPNNSKFLIKNQDNYPQNLKIENVEKIIKLKRILPAKIYENWRINWLSKKIAVQKYRVTG; translated from the coding sequence ATGAGCGAATCAGTTAATAATGAAATATTATCAAAATCAACAAATATTTTACCTTTAGTATCAGTAATTATCCCCGCCTATAATGCAGCAAATTTTATAGAAAGAACTTTAAATTCTGTTATTAATCAGACTTATACCAACATCGAAGTCATAGTTGTAGATGATGGCTCTCAAGACGGAACATCTGCGATCGTCCAATCAATGATGCAAAAAGATCAGCGTATTCAATTATTATATCAAACTAATGCCGGAGTAGCTGCGGCTCGAAACTTAGCAATCAAACAGGCGCAAGGAGAATTTATTGCCCCAATCGATGCTGATGATATTTGGTATCCGCAAAATTTAGCAAAGCAAGTACAACGTTTCCAAGAATCAGATTCATCTGTAGGATTAGTTTACTCTTGGTCAGTTGTTATTGATAGTGAAGATAATCCTAGTGGTGATTTTCATATTTCTGAGTATGAGGGTGACGTTTATATTGCCCTTTTATATAAAAACTTTCTAGGAAATGCTAGTTCTACCTTAGTTCGCCGTAGTTGTTTTGACATAGTAGGTTTGTATGATTGCGAATTTAAAGCCAAAGGTTGTCAAGGTTGTGAAGATTGGGATCTTTATTTACGAATTGCCGAACATTATCAAGTCAGAATAGTCAAAGAATTTCTAGTTGGCTACCGCCAGACTACGAGTAGTATGTCCCATAATTATAGTTCGATGGTAAATTCCCAGCAATCTGTATTAGCGTTAATTCAGAAAAAGCATCCTGAAATTCCTCACGTTATTTATCGATGGTCTTGTAGTCTTTTTTATATCTATATAGCACGTAAAAGTAGTGTATCTGGCAAAAACATTGAAACTTTACTTTGCTTATATAAAGCATTAAAATTAGATTTTTCTATGACATTACTTAGACACGATTTGTATATACAACCTATTAAAATTTTTCTCAATTCATTTACCAGGACATTTGAGTTTTTATTTCCCAATAACTCTAAATTTTTAATCAAAAATCAAGATAACTATCCTCAAAATCTAAAGATTGAGAATGTGGAGAAAATAATAAAATTAAAGAGGATTTTACCCGCCAAGATATATGAAAATTGGCGGATTAATTGGTTATCTAAGAAAATAGCGGTTCAAAAATATAGAGTCACAGGGTGA